Proteins co-encoded in one Pseudoalteromonas sp. MEBiC 03607 genomic window:
- a CDS encoding VF530 family protein: MDNQPNNPLHGIKLADIVTQLEEKLGWEGLAEHVDVRCFQNDPSVKSSLKFLRKTPWAREKVEQLYIDTFSSQKADDDAPFEWKSIKK; the protein is encoded by the coding sequence ATGGACAATCAACCAAATAACCCTTTGCACGGTATCAAGCTTGCCGACATCGTAACCCAACTTGAAGAAAAACTTGGCTGGGAAGGACTAGCTGAGCATGTTGATGTGCGCTGTTTTCAAAATGACCCAAGTGTTAAATCAAGCTTAAAATTTTTACGTAAAACACCTTGGGCCCGTGAAAAAGTTGAACAACTATACATTGATACTTTCTCCTCTCAAAAGGCCGATGATGACGCACCTTTTGAATGGAAAAGTATTAAAAAATAA
- a CDS encoding sigma-70 family RNA polymerase sigma factor gives MDNDELLALLSATAKGNKNAFANLYQNTSAKLFAISLKMLGNRAQAEEVLQDSFVKIWHNASEYQVSKGAVMSWMISIVRYRSLDLIRHNKVRKEQSLTDEHDLGDGSSLQISYEDDSKLVDCIEQLDPQQKQAIHLAYYKGLTHHELVDHIASPLGTVKSWIRRGLQQLQRCLTL, from the coding sequence ATGGACAACGATGAACTTTTAGCGCTTTTGAGTGCAACAGCAAAAGGTAATAAAAATGCCTTTGCAAATTTGTACCAAAATACGAGTGCCAAACTATTTGCAATCAGCCTCAAGATGCTCGGTAATCGAGCACAAGCGGAAGAGGTTTTGCAAGATTCATTTGTTAAGATTTGGCACAATGCTAGTGAATATCAAGTATCCAAAGGGGCTGTTATGTCCTGGATGATCAGCATAGTGAGATATCGAAGCCTTGACCTTATTCGTCACAACAAAGTACGTAAAGAGCAAAGCCTCACAGATGAACATGACTTAGGGGATGGTTCATCACTTCAAATCAGCTATGAAGATGACTCTAAATTAGTAGATTGCATAGAACAACTTGATCCACAACAAAAGCAAGCTATTCACTTAGCTTATTATAAAGGACTGACTCATCATGAGCTTGTAGATCATATTGCTTCCCCTCTTGGTACAGTTAAAAGCTGGATCAGACGTGGTTTACAGCAATTACAGAGGTGCTTAACGTTATGA
- a CDS encoding diacylglycerol kinase family protein: protein MWAAISYLALAIIFIIVAIRVELVYFALFFYWAALSLLLVSGAYFFNIARIFRKRENGVIPIYIRWAFIPFLLGAQIYNAWSRKHDKVPPLQQINEHLFLACRLFPSDIDTMKELGITAILDVTCEFDGLEWSSTQENIRYLNIPVLDHSVPTRAQLHQAINWIHHQVKADRRVVVHCALGRGRSVFVMAAYLLSQDKDADVHTVLEQIKETRETANLNKRQLRHLIKRHRRGDLIIKNKAVLIANPVSGTKLWQEKKKQITARLSEYYDLTVHTTTEEVDGIQLAKEAIETNPDVVIACGGDGTVTEVASVLVNTDCKLGIIPLGTANALAHVLMGIQSKLIPVEQACELIIEGQASRIDTALCNGERMLLLAGIGFEQKMIEKAHRDAKNESGQLAYLQGFWQALSEHEAQDYTVTLDDNEPQSINTNSLIIANAAPFTTLLAQSAGQPDHNDGLLDVNWLTPNSEAKASTLSIAELVFSSITQTSFAINSHHTNAKRVSVSAEKDISYVIDGEVKTAEKLVVEVSPKSLSVIMAET from the coding sequence ATGTGGGCAGCAATTAGCTATCTTGCGCTGGCAATTATTTTTATAATCGTGGCTATTCGAGTTGAGCTCGTTTATTTTGCGCTATTTTTTTATTGGGCTGCATTGTCGCTACTACTAGTCAGTGGCGCTTATTTTTTTAACATTGCGCGAATTTTCAGAAAGCGTGAAAACGGTGTAATACCAATTTACATTCGTTGGGCGTTTATTCCCTTTTTACTAGGGGCTCAAATATACAATGCTTGGTCTCGTAAGCATGATAAAGTGCCTCCCTTACAACAAATAAATGAACATCTGTTTTTAGCTTGCAGGCTCTTTCCATCAGATATTGACACCATGAAAGAGTTAGGGATTACAGCAATCTTAGATGTTACCTGTGAGTTTGATGGCCTTGAATGGTCATCGACCCAAGAAAATATTCGCTATTTGAATATCCCCGTTTTAGACCACAGTGTGCCAACTCGCGCGCAATTACATCAAGCAATTAACTGGATCCACCATCAAGTAAAGGCTGATAGACGTGTTGTTGTGCATTGCGCATTAGGTCGCGGACGTTCAGTGTTTGTTATGGCTGCATACTTACTAAGCCAAGATAAAGATGCAGATGTTCATACTGTTTTGGAGCAAATCAAAGAAACTCGAGAAACTGCTAATTTAAACAAGCGCCAACTTCGTCACTTAATAAAACGTCATCGTCGAGGCGATTTAATAATTAAAAACAAAGCTGTCTTAATTGCTAATCCAGTCTCTGGTACAAAGCTGTGGCAAGAAAAGAAAAAGCAGATAACCGCAAGGTTAAGTGAATATTATGATTTAACTGTACACACTACAACAGAAGAAGTGGACGGTATTCAATTAGCTAAAGAGGCTATAGAAACAAATCCCGATGTTGTTATCGCATGTGGCGGTGACGGTACAGTGACAGAAGTAGCCAGTGTATTAGTCAATACCGACTGTAAGTTAGGCATTATTCCTTTAGGCACTGCTAATGCATTAGCTCATGTATTAATGGGGATCCAATCTAAGTTAATCCCAGTCGAACAAGCTTGTGAACTTATTATTGAGGGACAGGCAAGTCGGATCGATACCGCTTTGTGTAATGGCGAGCGAATGCTGTTATTAGCAGGAATTGGGTTTGAGCAGAAAATGATTGAAAAGGCGCATAGAGATGCTAAAAATGAGTCAGGCCAACTGGCTTATCTACAAGGATTTTGGCAGGCACTAAGCGAACATGAAGCACAAGATTATACAGTTACATTAGACGACAATGAACCTCAGTCTATAAATACCAATAGTTTAATCATTGCAAATGCAGCGCCGTTTACTACATTGTTGGCTCAATCAGCAGGTCAGCCAGATCATAATGATGGTTTACTTGATGTTAATTGGTTAACGCCTAATTCAGAGGCTAAAGCCAGTACGTTAAGTATTGCTGAATTAGTATTTTCAAGCATAACGCAAACAAGCTTTGCCATTAATAGCCATCATACAAATGCTAAACGAGTTTCTGTAAGTGCAGAAAAAGACATAAGTTATGTGATTGATGGTGAGGTTAAAACAGCAGAAAAGCTGGTGGTAGAGGTATCACCGAAGTCACTTTCGGTGATAATGGCGGAAACCTAA
- a CDS encoding DUF1496 domain-containing protein encodes MFRKILILTTLFILLFSQFVLAKDKALVVLDGQEALNNHKVCWYENKRYTEGAYIAVGDITLICAAKQPNFSNSDLAWLRLDKNGDIVYPKRGKSINVN; translated from the coding sequence TTGTTTAGAAAGATTTTAATCTTAACTACCTTGTTTATTTTATTGTTTTCACAGTTCGTTTTAGCAAAGGATAAAGCATTAGTTGTGCTAGATGGCCAAGAAGCACTTAACAACCACAAAGTGTGTTGGTATGAAAATAAGCGTTATACCGAAGGCGCTTATATTGCTGTTGGCGATATAACGTTAATTTGTGCAGCCAAACAGCCAAATTTTTCAAACAGCGACTTAGCGTGGTTAAGACTGGATAAAAACGGCGATATTGTCTATCCAAAACGAGGCAAGAGTATAAACGTCAATTAG
- a CDS encoding TIGR02647 family protein: MQFNKNMIDELTLLAKFPRDSQMQGIKIHSDAEETVKNAAKRLYDKGITDSPDGGYLTDLGLDLINHVSVINSALR, translated from the coding sequence ATGCAATTTAATAAAAATATGATTGACGAATTAACCCTGCTTGCTAAGTTTCCCCGCGACTCACAAATGCAAGGCATTAAAATCCACTCTGATGCAGAAGAAACAGTAAAAAATGCTGCAAAACGTCTTTATGACAAAGGCATTACTGATAGCCCTGATGGCGGCTATTTAACGGATTTAGGGCTAGATTTGATCAATCACGTGAGTGTTATTAATTCCGCACTGAGATAA